In Bacillus sp. S3, the sequence CCGAATGGAAAGTAATAAAGAAAGCTGACAGCAACGGGGCCAAGAAGGTGGATCAAGAATTAAAAGAGCTTCAAGGTTTACTAGCTAAAGGCACGGTGAAAAATGAGGAACTTTCAAAAAGCCTTTCGTCCCTTTCAAGTGCAGTTGTGCTGTATGAGGAGGAACAAAATCCTCGAGATAAAGAAAAAGCAAACGAACAGGTGAAACAGTTACTGCCACTTATAAACAATCTACAAGCGTCAATAGAAAAAGAAGATATTACCGCCCTAAAAGGCCATTACCAAAAATTAATGGATGAATGGACGGCATCAGAAAAAATTGTCCATGACGAGAGCATTGCCGCATATGGGAATATTGAAAAATACACGGCTCTGATTCGAATTGCAATTACCCAGGAGCCCGCTGATTTGGTAAAGGCGAAGCAAAATGCGGAATTATTAAAAGCTGAGGTAGAAAACTTTTTAGCGGGAAAAACTTCTAAAGCACCCGAAGGAAATTATTCGCTGACAGATGTGTCACACCTTTTAAGCCAAGCAGAAAAACAAATTTCTGAAAAGGATTATCAAGGTGCCAGCAGCCAATTAAACGAACTCCTTACTATCTGGCCAATGGTGGAAGGGGATGTTTCCACCAAAGATAACAAGTTATATAGCGATATTGAAACACAGATTCCTACTGCTATCAGTATTCTAAATTCAAAAAAAGTAAAATCCGAAAGGGCATCGGCTATCGTGCAGGAACTAAACACTCGCCTAGCACCGTTAATGAGCAAGACTAATTATTCTTTCTGGGATGCAGCCCTTATTTTATTACGTGAGGGATTAGAAGGATTATTAGTTGTTGCTACGTTAATTGCCTTTTTGAAAAAAATGGGGGAAACCTCCAAGCAAAAGTGGATTTGGACTGGTGTGATTGCAGGGATATTGGCCAGTGCCGTTCTTGCAGTTATCATTAACATCGTTTTTTCAGAAATTGTGGCCGCTTCAAGCCGGGAATATATCGAAGGAATAACAGGAGTGGTAGCGGTTGTGATGATGCTGACAGTCGGTGCATGGCTTCATAATAAATCTAGCATCGGAAACTGGAACAAATACATTAATCAGCAAATGCAGCAAGCCATTGCCAAGGGAAGCCTTCTTTCCTTCAGCTTCATTAGCTTTCTCTCTGTTTTTCGTGAAGGCGCTGAGACCATCATCTTTTATACCGGAATTACCCCGTATATTAGTTTAGCACAGCTTACGGCTGGAGTTGTTTTAGCCATTGGTATTTTAGTAATAGCAGGCTTTCTTATTATTAAATACAGTGTGAAGATTCCAATCCGCTTGTTTTTTAAAGCGGCGACTCTGTTAATTTACTTCTTGGCCTTTAAGATTTTAGGAATTAGCATCCATGCCCTGCAGATTTCGAATGTTCTGCCAACGTCAACGGTTGAAAACTTTCCGTTTATTGACTGGATTGGCTTGTATCCAACATGGGAAACAACCATTAGTCAATTAAGTTTACTGGCTGTGATCGTCTTTCTGACATTTTTAGTTAAAAAAAATACCGATAAACAAATGATTACTACTAATGCTTAATGAGGGCCGTCAAGGTCCTTTTTTTCATGCTTAAAAAAATCTCCTACTATTCAGGGAACTTGTCTCATAAGTTTAAATGAGATGAATAAAAGGGAGATTATAAAATTGGCTATTTACTATAAAGGAATATTCTTTTTAGCTGCTTCTGCTTTTTTAGGTGAAGGAATTGAAGTCCTGGTGAATATGATTCTTGCGCGAGAGCTAGGGTCTCATGGATTAGGACTCTATATGTCGATTTTGCCATCGATCTTTTTAATTGTGCTGTTGTCCAGCTTTGAGCTGCAAGTATCGATTTCCAAATTTATTGCAGAAAGGGAAGAACGGTATCACAGAAATATCCTTCATCATTCCCTCACGATTACGATTGTGTTCACAAGCATTTTATTTCTAATAGCGGCGGCAGTTATCCCGTTTATTCCAGTATTTAATACCTATCATCCGTACGTGAGATGGCTGGTGATGATTCTCATACCAGTGATTGCTTTCACCTCTGTTGCAAGGGGATATTTTATGGGTGTGCAGCAGATGGGAAAAATAGCGGTCTCCAATTTTTTACGAAAAGTCATTCAGCTTGGCGCACTGTTTGTTCTGTTCCGCTTTCTTGCCTTTGATGCGGAATCGTCGTTGTTAATTGCCATTGGTACTTTGATTGGCAGCGAGATTGTTGTGTTTCTTTATTTAATTTACATGTTTATTATCCAATTTCAGCAGCTGAAACGGCAGCCGTTTTCAAATATTAATAAAAAGATCGTTCGGAAAAATTTAATGGCAGTATCGATTCCAACTACTGGTCTGCGTTTGTTTTCCGCCTTTACAAATGCGATTCAACCATTCGTGATTAAGGCGGCGCTCATACGCTCGGGAATGACCGACACACTTGCGACAGAGCAGTTTGGGATGCTCATGGGTGTGGCGGTTTCAATCGGATTCTTCCCGGCCTTTATTGCTCACTCATTAATGATTGTCTTAATCCCGGCTGTGTCGAAAACCTATTCACAAAAAGATTATTCTACTTTACAAAAGATGTTGCAGCAGGTGATGATGTTGACACTTGTGTATGGAATTGTGGCTGTGACAATTTTCTACTTTTTTGCGCCGCAATTAACTTCACTATTTTTTAAATCAAATACATCTGCGATCTTTCTCCAGCTGCTTTGGCCGTTTTTCTTATTTCACTTTTTTATCATGCCGCTGCAGGCCTTTTTGATTGGCCTCGATATGATTAAGGAGGCATTTATCCATATTATTTGGTCGATTATTATCACGTTTGCACTCATACTGTGGCTCGGGTCCTCGCCGGAATGGCAAATGAATGGGATTATTATTGGAATGAACACGGGCTCTGTTTTGTTGGCCATGATGCATTATTTAACCGTATGTAAGAAAATCGGTGTTTCCATTTTCATGAAGGGGGTTATCCCAGAGACAAGTGAGCGGTAGAAAATTTTTCCGTAAGTGTAGGGGGAAAAGCTGTCCTATCCGTCTATTGAATAGTAGATGATTTTGCCTATGGAAAGGACTTAAGAGAAATGAATGCATTTGAGGATTTAGTCAATGAATATGGAACAGCCATTTTTAACTATATTTTTTCATTAGTGAAACATAAAGAATTAGCAGAGGATCTATATCAGGAGGTATTACTCTCTGCATATCTAGCATATCCTTCCATAAAGGAGCAATCTAAATACAAAAGCTGGCTGTTTACAATCGCGATTAATAAATGCCGTGATTACTGGCGGAAAGAAAATAAGTCGAAGCAATTTTGGAAGGAAGAGGTCTATACCTACTCTGCCACTGCCTCGAGCGAACCAGCATCCATGCCTGAAGACGAACTCTTACATAAAATTTCTGCTGAACAGATGGCTGAAAAGGTAAGGACGTTACCGGATATTTACCGGAACCCTATCTATCTCTATTACTATCAGGATTTAACTCTTTTAGAAATAGCCAAGAAAAGTAATTTGCCCATGTCTACTGTCAAAACGAGAATGAGAAGGGCAAAGGAACGATTGCGACCGAAAATGCTCTCGCTTGCCTGAGGCTTCATAGCAATTTTAAAAAAATATTCTTTGAAAAGGGGAAGGGTTAAGATGACTGGACAAGGTAAAAAGAAAATACCTGTGCATTTACAGCCATATATTTCAAAGCAATATTATCATCGTTATACACCTATTGAACATGCGGTTTGGCGCTTTGTCATGAAACAAAATCATTATTTTTTAAAGGATATTGCCCATCCCGCCTACGTCAATGGGTTAAAGGATTCGGGCATCAAGACTGAATCGATTCCTAAGGTAGATGACATGAATGAAAGCCTGGAAAAGGTGGGCTGGGGCGCAGTTACAATTGACGGCCTCATTCCCGGTTCGGCTTTCTATGGCTTTTTAGCAAATGAAATTCTCCCGATTGCAACAGAAATACGGAACATCCAAAATATTGCCTATACCCCTGCACCTGATATGATTCACGAAGCAGCAGGACACGCACCTATTCTATTGGATGAATGGTATCGCGAGTTTGTGAGGAGAATTGGCGAAATGGGTGCCAAGGCACTCTCCAGTAAAGAGAAGCTGGAGGTTTTTATGGCGGTTCGCCATTTAACAATTGTCGCAGAAGATCCTAACTCGACCCCTGAGCAGGTAAAAGAAGCAGAAATGCAGGTTGCAGAAGCGAGAATGAAAGTAAAGGGGTTATCAGAAGCAGATCAGGTTTCAAGGCTATTTTGGTGGACCGTTGAATATGGGCTAATTGGAGAACTCGACAATCCTAAAATATATGGGGCAGGCCTGCTTTCGTCAGTGGGGGAAAGCCAGAGCTGCCTAAAAGACGATGTACGAAAAATCCCTTTTTCGATTGAAGAATGCACAAAGACCCCATATGATGTGACCAAGCCGCAGCCGCAGTTATTTGTTTGTAAAACCTTTGATGATTTAGTTGCTGCCGTTGATCAATTTGCTGAGACGATGGCGTTTCGTAAAGGTGGAACAGAAAGCCTTGAGCAGGCATTGGAAACAGAAAGTGTCGCGACGATGGTTTTTTCTTCTGGTTTGCAAGTAACCGGTACGCTCGATAAGATATTGAAGGATAAAAGCGGGGAAGCGGTTTATTTCCGGACAAAGGGGCCAACCGCATTATCGATCAACAATCAGCAGTTGGACGGTCACGGGAAAGAAACGCACCGTAAAGGCTTTGGGACACCCATTGGCTGTTTGAAAGGTGATATTGTCTTAGAAGAGTGTTCGGAGGAAAAATTACGAGTGTTAGGGATCATAGAAAAAAAGACGGCTAAATTAAAATTCCAAAGTGGGGTAAAAGTAAAGGGTACTGTAAAAAGTATATTGTTTGCCGATGGGAAGCCCTCCTTAATTTCGTTTAATGATTGTAAAGTGACCTATAAGGATCAGGTTCTGTTTGAAAAATCCTGGGGGACATTTGATATGGCAGTAGGGGCAAGAATAACATCTGTCTTTGCGGGTGCAGCTGACCCTAATCATTATTTTGAAGTACCATCAATCGAAGTAACAGAGGAAATCGTGGAGCCGCAGGTTTGGAATGAAATAGAATCCTTATATAATGAAATTAGGGGCTTACGTGAGAATTCTAGTTGGGATGATGAAAGAGTAACGAAGGTCTTAGCTATTTTAGATGATCACTATCCTAAGGAATGGTTATTGAGGCTCGAACTATTAGAACTCTATAAAATGCACGATGAAGCCCATCCTCAGATTGCCATTATTGAAGAAAAACTGCAGACTGCACACTGGGATGAGTCAGTTAAACAAATGATTCAACGCGGATTGACCTTAATTCATAACAGCAAATAGGAAAAGGAGCTTGGATAGTTCCAAGCTCCTTTTCCTATTAGTCTTTGCTATTAAGAATCCCGAAAATGCGCAGGATGCTGATGAATAGGTTAATAAAATCTAAGTATAAGCTTAGGGCCATTAATGGCACATCTTCTGCTCTTACACCGTAGTGTTTCATACGGCTGATATCGAAGAGAACATAGCCGCTGAATACGACTACCCCGATAAAGGAATAGGCAAGCATCCCGGTAGAACTTAGCGGGAAGAACATATTAAAGAGTCCTATCGCGACCATTGCTAGCAAGGCAGCAAGCAGGAATCCTCCCAAGAAAGAAAAGTTACGTTTTGATTTTGCCGCATAAATTGAAATACCGGAGAATACAACCGTTGTGGTGGCAAAGGCCATGATGACGACATTTGCCCCCGCAGTTGCTGCATAATAGGCGACAATGGGATAAAGCGTAATCCCTGAGATGAATGTGAAAATATATAAGAATGAATAAGAAATTGCTTTTTTTCGTCTAAAAAAGACAGCAGCGAGAATCATCACAAATTCCAAAATTGCTAGCGGTAAAAATAAGCTTGGTGGTACATAAACTCCTGCCATTGTCCCTAAAAAGGCAATCGCAAGGGATAAAGCAAACGTACGTAAGACGGAGGGCATATATTCTGTTGATGTTTGTGAATACAATTTTCTTCACCTCTAAAATGTTTTCTTATTAAAAATATACGATGAAGTGGTCAAGATGTTTCATTTTTTCTTAAAATTTCTCTTTCTTCTTTTAACAAATCGCGAATTTCGGCTAATAGCTCTTCACTTCGGTCGATCTTGGCGGGCACAGGAGCGGCCTCTTCCTTCTTTTTGAAGCGGTTGATGAACTTTACAAAAAGGAAAATCGAAAAGGCGATAATAAAGAAATCAACCACTGTTTGAATAAATTGTCCATATTTTATATCGAAAAAAGCAAGTTTCGAAAAGGAGTCTTCTTTCCCCACTAATAATCCTACCACCGGCATAATGATATCCTCAACTAATGAGGAAACAATTTTTCCAAAAGCCCCGCCAATAACGACCCCGACGGCTAAATCGATAACATTGCCTTTCATGGCAAATTTTTTAAAATCAGTCCACATGAAAAATTTCCTCCAAAACCATTCTATTTTTAAATTAATATTATACCCTTTTGTGTACCAATCAGCCAGATTTGAATACTTAAAAAGGTATCAGGCTGAAAAGAGCAAAAAAAAACAGCAAAGATAATATATCCCTACTGTAGCTTGCTTCCATATACTTTTATATTAAAATAAATACCTGTGGAAAATAATACGAGAAATGTAATAATGCCAGATAATGATGTTGGAGCCATGAATTGCGATAATTCCATTGATTCCACCGCCCTTTTAATATAAAACGTTTACAAGTTAATTATAATATTAAAAGAGGTAAATGTGAACAATTTAGTACAAATTTTTGACGAATTTCTGAACTTTTGTTGATAATAAAAAAGCACCAGGATCAATTTTGAGAATAGTCCAGCTACAGCGCCCAGCGGCTAGTAGACTTCGCTCTTCTCCCTACGATAAGTCAAACACGGATGCGCTCCGCTCTCCGTGTTTCCTTTATCTCAGTCGAAGTGCTCCAGTCTATACGCCGCTAAACGGGAGCTTCCGCTTTGTTTTTTTCAAACACATGAAACATTGCCCAATATAATCCTGCACTGACCAGTGCCAAAACGAAGAGAACAAAGAACGTCCAACCATAGCCGATCCAAACCGTCATCGGTATAGAAAGTGGTGCAATCGTCCGCGCAAGGGTGAATCGTAAGCTGGCGGCAGCGAAATACTGCCCCCTCATATGCTCTGGTGCGAGCTTAGAAACAAAGCTTTGCTGCAGCCCTGCACCCATTAATTCGCCAAAGGTAAAAACGGCCATGGCGGCGATTAAGCCCCAAATCCAATGGGTTTGACTGAAGATAACGATGGAACCGGCGTAGACAACTGAAGAAAGGACAAACACGTTTCTTTCATAATATTTTCCCATCCACTTCGTAACAAAAACGGTCATTAGCGCAACAAGTAAGCCGTTTTCAGCGAGGACAATGCCAAATGCCTGCTCACCACTAACGGTAAATGACCAATTGCCAACGGAAAAGAGGGGTTGATTTTTGACAAAGTCCTTCATGTAAACGGGAATTAATAAGTCTAATTGCATAAAGGTCTGTCCGGCCAATACCCCTGCAATAATAAAGAGCAGGAACGTTTTATCCTTTACAATAAGCCCATAATCCCTTAGTTGATTTTGTAAAAAGTAATACCATTTTCCATCACTTGATAGGGGGGCCGATTGTTGGAAAATTACGGTCTCCCTCGTCCATTTCTTAAGAATAAAACCTAGTAAAATACAAACGGCTCCAGCAAAAAGCAGCAGCTGAAAACGATAGTGGACATAAAAAATGGCCCCCAATATTGGCCCTATAACAACTGCTATGTTAATAGATGTATAAAAAATGGCAAATACACTGCTGCGATGTTTTTCTTCGACGACATCGGCAACCATCGCTTGACTTGCAGGCCAGTAAAAAGAACCAAACACACCAGCAACGGCAAACGAGATAAAGCCTAACCAGGGTGATTGAAACCAGGGAGAACTTGCCAGTGCAAAGCATAAAAACGAAAGCCCTTGACCGATTGCGGAAAGAACCATCATTCGTTTTCTCCCAAATCGGTCAGCACAATAGCCGCCCATAAGGTTGGCAAAAACGGAAAAAACCTGTGAAAAGACTAATAATAAGCCGGCTTTATTTTTGCCGAATTCCTCGGCAAAATAAATCGTCAAAAACGGAAAAAACATCCAAAAGGTGATGTTCATCATCGCTTCGGCAAACAAGCGAACCTTTAAATTTGTATCCCAATCCCTAATCCTCATTATGTATCCTCGTTTCGATAGTTTTGCTTCTACATCATACTATTCCGATGGAAGATTATACAAGAAAAATAGATAGGTAAAACGATGTATACCCATGTGACATGCCGGCATTGAAATTTTTGGAATTACTGAATCGATAAGCCTCTTATGATATATTTAACTAATGGAAACTCGAAAGGATGATTTATATATGGCAAAAAGTGTGGTAATTGCTGAAAAACCTTCTGTCGCACGTGATATTGCACGTGTGCTTAATTGTAATAAAAAAGGAAACGGCTATCTTGAAGGAAATAAATATATCGTTACGTGGGCACTAGGACATCTCGTCACGCTTGCTGACCCGGAAAGTTACGATGTCAAATTTAAAACATGGAATTTAGAAGATCTGCCAATGCTCCCTGAGCGTTTGAAATTGACCGTCATTAAGCAGACTGGAAAGCAGTTTAATGCCGTTAAGAGTCAACTGATAAGAAATGATGTGGTCGAAATAATCGTGGCTACAGACGCAGGAAGAGAGGGAGAATTAGTCGCACGTTGGATTATTGATAAAGCAAAAGTCAATAAACCGATTAAACGTCTATGGATCTCATCTGTTACCGATAAAGCAATAAAAGACGGCTTTGCAAACTTGAAGCCGGGTAAGGCGTATGACAATTTATATGCATCAGCTGTCGCCCGTTCGGAAGCTGACTGGTATATCGGTCTAAATGCAACTCGGGCATTAACAACTAGATTCAATGCACAGCTAAACTGCGGCCGGGTGCAAACCCCAACTGTTGCGATTATTGCCGGACGTGAAGACGAAATAAAAACCTTTAAAGCACAAACCTATTACGGTATCGAAGCGCAAACAACAGACCAATTAAAGCTGACATGGCAAGATGCAAAAGGCAACGGCCGCAGCTTTGATAAAGAGAAAATCGATGCGATTGTAAAAAAACTGGGCAGACAAAATGCGCTCGTAACGGAAATTGAGAAAAAGCCAAAGAAGTCTTTTTCACCTGGTCTTTATGACTTAACGGAACTGCAGCGCGATGCGAATAAAATCTTTGGTTATTCTGCAAAGGAAACGTTAAACATCATGCAAAAGCTGTATGAGCAACATAAAGTTTTAACCTATCCGCGAACAGATTCACGATTTATTTCGTCAGATATTGTTCCTACCTTACCAGAGCGTCTGAAGGCATGTGGAATAGGCGAATATCGCTTATTAACAAGCAAAGTGTTAAAAAAGCCAATCAAGGCTTCTAAATCCTTTGTTGATGATAGCAAGGTATCCGATCATCATGCGATTATTCCGACTGAAGGATACGTTAACTTTTCCGCTTTTACAGATAAAGAACGAAAAATTTATGATTTA encodes:
- a CDS encoding FTR1 family protein, coding for MQRLIMKWRPLLLLSMLIVFFQIAQPVVAAENHDELFVLIGDSLMKAKDGEQAIVAKNMEQFAAEWKVIKKADSNGAKKVDQELKELQGLLAKGTVKNEELSKSLSSLSSAVVLYEEEQNPRDKEKANEQVKQLLPLINNLQASIEKEDITALKGHYQKLMDEWTASEKIVHDESIAAYGNIEKYTALIRIAITQEPADLVKAKQNAELLKAEVENFLAGKTSKAPEGNYSLTDVSHLLSQAEKQISEKDYQGASSQLNELLTIWPMVEGDVSTKDNKLYSDIETQIPTAISILNSKKVKSERASAIVQELNTRLAPLMSKTNYSFWDAALILLREGLEGLLVVATLIAFLKKMGETSKQKWIWTGVIAGILASAVLAVIINIVFSEIVAASSREYIEGITGVVAVVMMLTVGAWLHNKSSIGNWNKYINQQMQQAIAKGSLLSFSFISFLSVFREGAETIIFYTGITPYISLAQLTAGVVLAIGILVIAGFLIIKYSVKIPIRLFFKAATLLIYFLAFKILGISIHALQISNVLPTSTVENFPFIDWIGLYPTWETTISQLSLLAVIVFLTFLVKKNTDKQMITTNA
- a CDS encoding oligosaccharide flippase family protein, which translates into the protein MAIYYKGIFFLAASAFLGEGIEVLVNMILARELGSHGLGLYMSILPSIFLIVLLSSFELQVSISKFIAEREERYHRNILHHSLTITIVFTSILFLIAAAVIPFIPVFNTYHPYVRWLVMILIPVIAFTSVARGYFMGVQQMGKIAVSNFLRKVIQLGALFVLFRFLAFDAESSLLIAIGTLIGSEIVVFLYLIYMFIIQFQQLKRQPFSNINKKIVRKNLMAVSIPTTGLRLFSAFTNAIQPFVIKAALIRSGMTDTLATEQFGMLMGVAVSIGFFPAFIAHSLMIVLIPAVSKTYSQKDYSTLQKMLQQVMMLTLVYGIVAVTIFYFFAPQLTSLFFKSNTSAIFLQLLWPFFLFHFFIMPLQAFLIGLDMIKEAFIHIIWSIIITFALILWLGSSPEWQMNGIIIGMNTGSVLLAMMHYLTVCKKIGVSIFMKGVIPETSER
- a CDS encoding RNA polymerase sigma factor; its protein translation is MNAFEDLVNEYGTAIFNYIFSLVKHKELAEDLYQEVLLSAYLAYPSIKEQSKYKSWLFTIAINKCRDYWRKENKSKQFWKEEVYTYSATASSEPASMPEDELLHKISAEQMAEKVRTLPDIYRNPIYLYYYQDLTLLEIAKKSNLPMSTVKTRMRRAKERLRPKMLSLA
- a CDS encoding aromatic amino acid hydroxylase, with the translated sequence MTGQGKKKIPVHLQPYISKQYYHRYTPIEHAVWRFVMKQNHYFLKDIAHPAYVNGLKDSGIKTESIPKVDDMNESLEKVGWGAVTIDGLIPGSAFYGFLANEILPIATEIRNIQNIAYTPAPDMIHEAAGHAPILLDEWYREFVRRIGEMGAKALSSKEKLEVFMAVRHLTIVAEDPNSTPEQVKEAEMQVAEARMKVKGLSEADQVSRLFWWTVEYGLIGELDNPKIYGAGLLSSVGESQSCLKDDVRKIPFSIEECTKTPYDVTKPQPQLFVCKTFDDLVAAVDQFAETMAFRKGGTESLEQALETESVATMVFSSGLQVTGTLDKILKDKSGEAVYFRTKGPTALSINNQQLDGHGKETHRKGFGTPIGCLKGDIVLEECSEEKLRVLGIIEKKTAKLKFQSGVKVKGTVKSILFADGKPSLISFNDCKVTYKDQVLFEKSWGTFDMAVGARITSVFAGAADPNHYFEVPSIEVTEEIVEPQVWNEIESLYNEIRGLRENSSWDDERVTKVLAILDDHYPKEWLLRLELLELYKMHDEAHPQIAIIEEKLQTAHWDESVKQMIQRGLTLIHNSK
- a CDS encoding Bax inhibitor-1 family protein, which codes for MYSQTSTEYMPSVLRTFALSLAIAFLGTMAGVYVPPSLFLPLAILEFVMILAAVFFRRKKAISYSFLYIFTFISGITLYPIVAYYAATAGANVVIMAFATTTVVFSGISIYAAKSKRNFSFLGGFLLAALLAMVAIGLFNMFFPLSSTGMLAYSFIGVVVFSGYVLFDISRMKHYGVRAEDVPLMALSLYLDFINLFISILRIFGILNSKD
- the mscL gene encoding large-conductance mechanosensitive channel protein MscL, whose protein sequence is MWTDFKKFAMKGNVIDLAVGVVIGGAFGKIVSSLVEDIIMPVVGLLVGKEDSFSKLAFFDIKYGQFIQTVVDFFIIAFSIFLFVKFINRFKKKEEAAPVPAKIDRSEELLAEIRDLLKEEREILRKNETS
- a CDS encoding MDR family MFS transporter, which encodes MRIRDWDTNLKVRLFAEAMMNITFWMFFPFLTIYFAEEFGKNKAGLLLVFSQVFSVFANLMGGYCADRFGRKRMMVLSAIGQGLSFLCFALASSPWFQSPWLGFISFAVAGVFGSFYWPASQAMVADVVEEKHRSSVFAIFYTSINIAVVIGPILGAIFYVHYRFQLLLFAGAVCILLGFILKKWTRETVIFQQSAPLSSDGKWYYFLQNQLRDYGLIVKDKTFLLFIIAGVLAGQTFMQLDLLIPVYMKDFVKNQPLFSVGNWSFTVSGEQAFGIVLAENGLLVALMTVFVTKWMGKYYERNVFVLSSVVYAGSIVIFSQTHWIWGLIAAMAVFTFGELMGAGLQQSFVSKLAPEHMRGQYFAAASLRFTLARTIAPLSIPMTVWIGYGWTFFVLFVLALVSAGLYWAMFHVFEKNKAEAPV
- a CDS encoding DNA topoisomerase III, coding for MAKSVVIAEKPSVARDIARVLNCNKKGNGYLEGNKYIVTWALGHLVTLADPESYDVKFKTWNLEDLPMLPERLKLTVIKQTGKQFNAVKSQLIRNDVVEIIVATDAGREGELVARWIIDKAKVNKPIKRLWISSVTDKAIKDGFANLKPGKAYDNLYASAVARSEADWYIGLNATRALTTRFNAQLNCGRVQTPTVAIIAGREDEIKTFKAQTYYGIEAQTTDQLKLTWQDAKGNGRSFDKEKIDAIVKKLGRQNALVTEIEKKPKKSFSPGLYDLTELQRDANKIFGYSAKETLNIMQKLYEQHKVLTYPRTDSRFISSDIVPTLPERLKACGIGEYRLLTSKVLKKPIKASKSFVDDSKVSDHHAIIPTEGYVNFSAFTDKERKIYDLVVKRFLAVLFPAFEYEQLTLRAKIGEENFVARGKTILSLGWKEVYNNRLDEDDENDDLKEQILPRIDKGDTLNVKLIAQTSGQTKPPAHFNEATLLSAMENPTKYMDTKNKQLAETLKSTGGLGTVATRADIIDKLFNSFLIEKRGKDIHITSKGRQLLDLVPEELKSPTLTAEWEQKLDQIAHGKLKKEVFISEMKTYTKEIVTEIKSSNKKYKHDNISTKNCPDCGKPMLEVNGKKGKMLVCQDRECGHRKNVSRTTNARCPQCHKKLELRGEGEGQIFACKCGYREKLSAFQARRKKESGGKVDKRTVQKYLKNQQKEEEPLNNALAEALKGLKFD